In the Chaetodon trifascialis isolate fChaTrf1 chromosome 15, fChaTrf1.hap1, whole genome shotgun sequence genome, TCAAACACCTTAAACTGAACACCAAGAGGAAAATGTGCCTTCAAAGTTTTTGTTTCGGAGGCTGAAAAATACTTGATGATACGCGTGTCAGCATCATGTGTCCCTCGCTTTAACGCCGATAAAACACTTAGTCCAACTCTGTACAGACACTTTTTCAATTATAATCACGATGCTGCTCTGTGATAATATTAAACCAACACGCATGAATCTGACAGTACTGAGCAGCATCGCTAGCATGAAGTCCAACGCATAATACTGTAAATATCACAAGATCTTCTCAGTAACGTGTAACCTATGGGCAACAAACGAGCGCATTTCAATAATAATTCTAAATCTTTCCAATCGTTATTTCACTAGCTAACATGTATCACGTCAGATAATGATAAtcaacaggaaataaacaatAATTAGAGCCTAAGTAGCTAGTCTGCGCTCGGTGCCTCCGTGTTTGCTCTTGCTCTATAACACCGCTGTTTATGGAGAAATCCGAATTCAGCGATGACACACTTACCAGATTTTGGTGGAAATCGATAGGCCGAGTTGGCCTGGATATCGATATCCTCAACACCAGCGATTCTGCGACTCAGGATGGACCCCATCTTTCTCTTCTGGTCCGCCGATGTTAGCTACAGTTAGCTAGCAGCTCAGCAGCTAACAGCGCGTCCGCGGCTCCGGTTAGCTCTGTCTTCGGCGTAGCTAACGCCAAAACAAAGATAGCATCGACCAGAAGAACACGCGTTCGTTAATTTAACATTTTGACACGTCCAATTTGTCCGTTGCTACGCTGTGATTTACCAATGCCAACGGGAAACGAACTGAGTCGGGGCTGTTGTTTTCCTGGAGCTGTGCTAACGTAGCTGGGAGTCAACCTGATTGGCTGTCTCAGAGCGCTTCCAGAAATTCAGGGCGTTCGCTCTGCGTAATGGGACCGCCCGGCGGGGAGGAGGTCAGGAGGGGAAGGGGTCAGCACAAGGACGTCGGTGGTTTTTTCCAACAATTTTTAGGCACAAAGTCGACAGAATCTGCGACACTATCCTACCAACACCGCAACAATTAAGAAATATTGGAGCAAAATCGAAACAACTGTTTCAACATGCGAGGACAATAAAATAAGAAAGTAAAATAcgcaataaatgaaaaataaatgacaatgaaTTAATATAGGCTTTTTTAGACGGATTAATAGAAACACGACTCTCTTTTGAATTAAGTGCAGCGAGTCAGCCGTGATACGAGCTGACTGATCGTTGACGGAGTGTAGAAACGTAGTGTTTACTGCCCTTTAGTGGTTACAATGAAGACCCGCAGTATTCAATTTAAGTCCATTAAGTAACATTATTATCAAAGTCTACGActcattattactattactaaaacaaataacaacagaaatatCAAGTGATAATTGTATTGATTTACCTGTTGTTATTTAGAGAAATCTAGACTTCACCAGTGGTTGCCCTGAATGCTCTCAGAATCACGAGTCTTTACTGCCACCTTGTGGCTACACCGAGGAactatataaaataaaataaaataaaataaaataaaataaaataaaataaaataaaataaaataaaataaaataaaacaacattaaaggCTTCCGGTTACTACCGAATcaataataatgacattaaaaatGACCGTTATTAATATCATATCAATAGGTGAAATTCATTGTTGGTGTGAATTTTGTAAAACAACAGTGTCAGTTTTGATGAGAATTGTTTTAATGTCAGAATTGAATGTACTGTAGTTGCTCACTGTGGCCACTGGAGGGCAGTGAATTCTCATGGACAGTGTGGAGAGATACTGGAGACAGGTCTAACGACAGGTGGGTTCATATTATGATTGTGTTGTACTGCTCGTGTTTGGGTAGTGAAGCCCCTTTAATTGTGTTTTCGTAAGCTCCCTGCTCTAGCTAGTTATTCTGACACAACATTGGCGCTCCTGCTCAATTACATCCTGCTAGCTTGCATACTTCACCTTCgccacaacacagacacaatatCATACTTACACTTTTGGATACCTTAACTCTTGCCATTGTTTTGATAACGCCACATGGCTAATACATATACGGACATAATTTCTGTGCTAATTGTGAGAGACAcataaaaaaggagaaatataTTACTGAAAGATATTTAGATGACCACAAGCGAACGATGGAATTGATAATTTCATggtcatttctgtcttttcgtTTAAGTTTTATTATATTAATTTGAAGATATTTACCGGAAGTAGTAGTATTGGTTCGTGACTGAATTGACGCCACATGGACCAAAAAATATATTGCAGTTCCTCATAGTGACCGCTAGACGGCAACAAACAACCcaattcaaaataaactttGTCAATAGTCCTCTCCAGCACATTGTTAAACACAGGAACAAAAAGTCTTTACTAAACAGTTCTTTTAAAACGATAATGGTACTAATGGTACAAATGCGAATGTTGTTAATATAATTATCGCACTAATGATGTGTTGTATGCATTACTCTATATTTGTTGATCTTTTAGAAATCACTGCTGGCTTTTAAATGGTGTTGCAGTTCATCATTGTGACCACTGGAGAGCAGCAAAGTCCCCACACCAAATTGTTAAAACAGATTTATGGATGCAATTTACTATTCTTATTTATGATTATTGTAATTGTTAATGAAACAACTCTTTTAAAGtgcattcattaaaaaatatatcatGTACAATCCATAATTAATGTCTAATATTTACCTGAAGTGTTAGTATCGTTGCGTATCTGCTGATGCGAGTTTGAGATGGCTGTTGACCACTGCAACAGGTTTAACAGTGACGGTGTCGAAATAAACATATCTTTTTCTATATCTTTCTAAATCTATTTGCATTACATGTGTTAGAACTCTTATTACAGAATTTAGCAAAGAGATGCAATTAACACTAGCATCAACATCGTTAATAACTGTGAAAATGAACTATGTCTATTTACTACAGATGTTGAAGCTAGCGTAGAGACAGACACGACCATTACTGACGCTTCCGGTAAATACTTTCAAAATATGTACAATTCTAAGTtgtatgtgtttgatttttctgtttgtgttgttctttATTACTATTTGTTTACTTTGTAATGTAatctgatgtgatgtgatgtgatgtatgATATACATTTGTCACCGTTTTGATACGTTCGATGCCTCTGTAAACATTCATAATGACGGCGGGTGTAAATCTGTCTCAGCGGATGTTGACTCCTATGAGGAGGGTCGGAGCAGCTAACGTCAAACAACTTCAGGTGCACAGCGGGCAGACTGCGCTCGTCGGCAAACCAGGTAATTTGTCTTTTAGCACACTGACTGCTGCATCATTACAGTCGCGATTAGAAACAATGTCTCACAATGCAATGGATGATTAGTCCCCTCATTGGCAAATTTCGGGCATTATCTACAGtctgttgtttctgtggctgCCTAGAATGGCgacgctagctagctaacgaCAGCTAGCAAACATACTTTGCTTTGCTTTAACGTTAGCTGAACAAACACATCCTTGTCTTCCGAGTTGTGTCACCAGCTGAGTACAAACACTCGTTCTCGGTCGTCCCTCAACCTTTTTTTAAGAGCCAGGTCAGATAAATTCTCTGCGACCTGCCAATTAGCCAATCTCAGTTACGTTAACGCCTTTCCGCGTTATCCCCGTTAGCCACCTGATAAATTAACGTTAATAACATACGttaacaaaaatgtgaaatacttGTACTAGATACGTGCCCCAGTTGAAGTTAACATCAGTGCTGGCTTCCGCTAGCATCTATTACATAACTAAGTTATTCATGGTTAGTTGTGCAAGTAGCTGTGAGCAGGATTATCCCGGAAaggatttaaaaacacatcagctagctagctagtggTTAGCTGAGTAGCGCTAGCATTTATTTGGTGACGGTTGGTTATGTTCTAGCAAGTGCCTTCATGTTGACGTGACATTTCACTTTTGTCTTTCCGTTTCACCTCTTGGTGTCACTTAGCTGAGTTTTATTTAGGACGGCTCTGTTGAGACTGAGTAGATTTTGGGCCACATCACAGCATCTAAAGTGACATTATAGTTGTAGTTACACTTGATCAGATAGACATTATTTAAGTAACTTGGACATTTTTCATCATATTACAGGTTGTGGCACATTTGGCAGGTTCCTCAGGTGGAATCTTTCTTTACTCATTAGCAggtaatttttatttatttattctgacaCTTGCAAATAGTATTATGTCAGGGGCCATTTCACCATGACTTGTGCTAAACTCACACTATACAAAGTCTGAGTAATaacacagagaggcagcaaCACCCTGCTGATGCAGTCGCAGAGAGTTTAAAGACAAAGTTTCATAATTGTCATATTTCTTCCAGGGCTGTTGTGTTAGATTGTATGCAGGCCTCCTGTTATTGAACCCCTGCTacacaatacacacatactTGGGAGGTTCATACCCAAATTCAGCAGCCCACATCCTTTGTGTGACTTCGCCTCTGTTGTGTCCTGTGGAAAACACTtgctttcacaaacacatttttgagccACGGGGCATGCAGCTACAAACAAATtccagtgtttgtttctggGAGACATTTGTTGAGCGCTGCACTCAGCCACCACATGCATTATTCAACCAGAGAGACGTGGTGCTTCCTGCTGAAACTTAAGCCCTCAGAAAGGAGCGGGGAGCTCTCGCTTGTGTTGTTTTAcctctttcttgttttcttttcattcggTTCTCTGAAGTGGGAACAGTTTTATCTCGGTGATCCCTTTGGTAACGCTTCCTTACAGTGCTGATGATCACCATGTAGTCACTCACTTGCAGCATCCTGTCTTAAAACTCCACTGCATTTTACTCAGTTGTTAACTCACAGTACATATGCAGCCTGACATCAGCAGAGTGCTTCATTAACCTCTCTGACTGTCATTGGAACATTTTATGTCTTGGGAGAAGTGTATGTCAGAGAGTAATGAGCCCTGGGACTTAAactgtgcatgttttttgtccCCCTCACAGAATAAAAGTCCACAGGGGAGTTGTGAGGGGAGCTCCGTGACCAACCCCCTTTCCCTATACAGACATCCGGCCAGTATGTCCAGTGACCCTCCTCCTCCGTACCCCGGAGGTCCCAGTGCCCCTCTCATCGAGGAGAAGAATGGACAACCTGGTAATAAAACCAGAGGATGGTGGTGAATGTGTAGTGACTCAATTCCTAGTTTTGATGGGAGATCAAACCAATAGGATGCAGCGCTGAGGCAGCTTGAGCTTCACTCAGCTGTGTGATCACAGTTGGGTGAATCATCCAGTGTTGCAAGTTAaagtttgtattttgttttcacctcctctctcagcGAGTGTGAGTTTGCATCATGACTATCAAAATTGGCATCATCAGACTCCCCAATGTGTACACCAAATGTTAATCATTGTCACCATGGAGACTTAGAAATATTGCATTATGAATTCTTTCAATTTGTTgcctcattttcttcttttttctgtgtgaaacagTAAGAACTGCTCCAGTACAGGGACAGCCCTTACCTCCAGACTACGGTCCTCCACCCTATGAGGCCCCACAGCCAGGCTTCCTTCCCCCACATGTCCCTGGAGAAGGGCCCATGCCCATGCCCATGCCAatgcctccaccaccaccaggtGCTGCAGACAGTCTGCCTATAAGACACACAGAGTCACAACAAGGAGACAGATACATTGACACTGACTGAGGATGTTGAGGCTAATTTGTTAGCAAGCATTGCCACATTTTCAGACTCAGCTCAGGTTCAGGACACTAATTCTCTAATTCATTGTTAATATCACTTTTGGGAGCTTTAAGGTACACTAGACATTGATTTGTTTATTCCCGTTAGGTGTAATTTCATCACTGTGAACCCCTCACCTTAACAAATCaaatgtctgtttctgaaaCCTACTTTATAACTCCATTATAAGACCACTGTATTAGTAAGTTAGACTGTACTGAAACCCATCAACAGTACAGTATATGAAGTGTCATTTCTTCTGTGCAGGTGGCCCCTACCCACCTCCGCCCGGTCACTTTCCTCACCCGATGCCGGGACAGATGGGTCCCGGTCCCAGTCACTTTGTCCACATGGGAGGTCACACAGCGACCGTCCTGGCTCCTCCAGGAGCAGCCACCACTGTGACCGTCCTGCAGGGGGAAATGTTCCAGACCTCGCCGGTGCAGACCGTGTGTCCGCACTGTCAGCAGGCAATCATCACCCGCATCTCCCATGATGTCGGACTCATGAACACACTCTTCTGcctcttctgcttctttgtAGGGTGAGTCCATAAGGAGTTTGCGCCAtaaatgtgtcacacacacGTTAGACTAAAGAACCTAAAAGTGACAGCAGTTATGAAATACACAGAGCTCCTTTAACTGAGTCAGAGAATAGAGGTTTTAAAGGGTGGACTTCTGCATGTACAAGTCTTTAAAGATAAAACAATTATTGATTTATGTCATGTAGGTTTATTACCAGCCAGCTACTTTAATGAAACAATACAGAATTGGCACGTGTTCATATTTTGAAATCTAAATTacttaaaacaaatgtgtacaaactagtgctgtcaaaaatattgcgttattagtgagaatgttagtgtgaaatataacactacacgttgtcATTttcgattaaatattttaatctcTTAACAGCACTAGTACAAACATTATCTGTCAGAAAAGGAACCTCAAAGTCATGATCAATTCACACTCTGTTGTCCTATGCAAAGCAAGTGCACCTGTTTATGACGtgacatgcaaatgaaaagtCCCCGTGGAAGACAAAAAATGTCCCGAACATGCAGACAGCTGGAGTTGGAAGAGTTTCACCACTGTTGGTTTATCTTGTCTATCTTGTGTTACGCACTTGCATATTTTGCATACAGAGCTGTGACCTCTGTTCCAGTAAGATGTtgcctgtttttttcctttcctgcaCTTCTGTTCAGACAAAAGTATTTCTTCTCCTGTCGAAACAcctgcttcctcttttctcagCGTGTACGCCACGTGCAGGCGGTTGACGTGATATTTTGCTCGTTTTGTCTCGTTTCCAGGTGTGATCTCGGCTGCTGCTTGATTCCCTGCCTGATTGACGACCTCAAGGATGTGACACACACCTGCCCTTACTGTAAGGGCTACATTTACACATACAAGCGTATATGCTAACCACCGACAGCAGTATGCTACAGAgacatgtacatgcacacacataaactcactgctcctcctgctggtaGTGACAGGCTCCCCCCCATTTTTGCAAAGTGTTGTGTAGCCCTCTTAAATTGTAAGTGCAGTTTTCTCATTAATTCACagaatatttactgtatatatctTTCAGCAGAATTCGTTCATGTATAAAGATGCATTTGAAATGTACAAATCTCACTGAACTAGAGCTGTTAGGGCATGGAAACATCCACGGAGCTGGTGGATGTGGATCCTGTGTGGAAGGCTGGAGAAAAGGCTTGTGATTTTACACATTCatggaaaaagacagacagcctCAGTACGAGAGAGCTGAGAAGAAAGGTCACTTTGTTTATTTGAGATTATATGTGAATCTTGCTGAGAAGCAGGTGTATTGAAGTCAAACATGCTGggttagctttgtttttttctctcttatttatttcaaatattttatcCACTGTTTTAAGAAGTTAACGCAGAACTGCTAACATTTTGTTCATGTCTGATGATTTTGTTCAAGCAGACGTAGTTGTTCCTTTTATCGTCATCCCTGTTTGAATGTGAGCAAGCTAACGAACCGTTTTCAGCTTTTAGTATTAATCTTCTGGACTTCAGTCAGAAGGCACGATATGTTCGGTGATTTGCGGTGGAGCGGTTCCGCATTGATGCCCTCTGTGTGCAGCGTACTTCATTTTGATGACGGAGCCAAGATTTGCACTTTAAGTTGGACTTAACATTTCCCCTTATGATGCATTCAGAACTATCAACCTCAGCTGTCGTTAGGCTTTTAGAGATTTTGGCTTTGAGGAGAAAAAATGTGACTTACAGTGTCATGAGTGAAAGCAGTATATAATTTTGGCTTTAACTTTGGGTTTGTCGTTCGCTTACTGAATCCCACCATACATGCACTCATTCAGAATATAGTAGACTCAGAGTAGAGCAGGCAGACAGCGTTTTTACTGTGACTGATGGAGACACACTGCATGACATCTCAGTTGTCTCGTGTCCTTTCTCTGGCCCTCGTCAGTGTGATGCACTGCTCCACACACGATCGTCTCCTCACTGATACCGTTTGCTGATTGTTAGTTTTTCGGTGCCACAGTAAAAAGTAGCTAGTTTAAAGTAGAAAAAGTATTTTTGCAAACAAAAGCCAGCGGCGGGGCCATGATCACATACAGTAACACTGTTTAACCTCTAACCTTCCTAATACGGCATCGACCCTTAAAGAGTACCTGCATTGCTCAGATGCATGTTAGATAACAAAGACGTCTTTTGGCTAATACTGAATAGTGGCCTCTCTGCTAGGAATAAGCTTCAAATAAATGATTGTATTAGACATCTCGCAAAATGACATCGTGGTTCCGTTGAGATGACCGCTAACAACGTCCCACCACAGCATGCCCAAACTGCCGTTCACTCACCGAGTGCAGAGTTGGTCTGCATGAGCCACACGtcaaaatgaataattctcACTGGCTAGATCCTTGACTCTATGTGcatctgatttttgttttccttgagGCTAGCTAAGCTGTGCAAGAAAGTCAATCTGAGTTGAAGGGTTGCATTGAACTTTTAATACAAAGTACTGTATGCCATTGTTGTGGATAATGCTGGTCTGCATTACTCTCTAAATGTCTGTGATATGTATAACTATGTAAGTCAAAATTTGTTTGACTGTTGTATACAGGTACTATTTTATCAATAAAAATCAGAAcaggacttttttttaactcattttatgttgtttgaGAAATGAACTATGCCTGTAATGTacaggaaaatgtaaatatcatctgcaaagacaaaaaggaaatcaaAGATTCTGCACACAGGACAGAAACTGTCCAAACTGGAAATCCATCAGAAGGATTTCCATACCTACCAGAGCCCGTTGGCAATAAATATAGGCTCAAATGAGAGGCGAGGCTTGAAGGAAGCCGTCTGTGCCACATGAGCATTAAATACATGAAAGTTTTCAAAGTTCAGAGGTTTCAGTCTCTCCATCGGTGTCCACACTGGGCATTGCAGCATTTGTAGAAAGTGGTCATGGGTTCGTCAGCTGATCTGGTCTGAATCTGCATGAAATACGCCCGAGGGTGCTCACACTTGGGACAGGTTTCTGTGAACAGATGCAGGTAGCAAGCATCAGTCTGATGATCAAGAACTGCCGGAGTCCTCAGATTTGGTTTACATGGTGTAACAGAGAAGACATCATGTGTGCGACAgtacagctgtaaaagctgacAATTAAGATTCAATTAATCTGAGAATCAAGTCCAAAGACAACAAAttcaagtctgtgtgtgcagcttttaCTTATTCTGGGAAAGATTTGCTTTAAAATCAGAACAGCTGTGCCAAGTTAAACAGGCGCTCGAGGAATCCGATCAGATGTTACGAGGATCAACAGCACAACAGTGACGGAGTACAAACGAAGAATGGACACTGCATGAGACGGATGTGCTACAAAATAAAGTGCATGCACAATAATGCACTCAACTTTTGGAGTTTGAGAAGTATTTGATCAGAATTAAAGTTCAAGTTATGAACACTTAACATTGCAACAAATATTATCTATAATCtactttttttaattcaaaagaTCAATAAATGAGCCATGATGGATGGTTAAATTCAGAAAATACAGAATTAGTGTGGAATGTGAGTTTGACTGATGGCTTCTAAGAAAGATCTGAATGCGTTTTTCcccctgatgatgatgatgatgatgatgacgatgacatGGCAACACAGGTGAGTCTGCactatgatgatgatgtacTGCAATGGTCCACTCTGTGCAGCTAAAGAGTGATGATCTGATGAACTGGTTTGTTCTTGTCACTACTTTGTTcctatttttcatttaaatcttCCATGTGTGGGCTACTTTGACTGAGCACCATtgcaataacaataataaaaatgagtGCAGACATTATATAAGCTTAACAACGGAGGGTTTTCGGTTTCATGTCAGACCAGAGGCCTCTGATCCAATGCAAAACTCAAGCCTACAAGCATACTCATACATGAGCTGCTTAATGTCACTTACCAGCTGTTGAGTCCACGTTTTCCCAAGCTGCAGCACCACCCAGCACGTCATCCACCTCCTTCAGCTTTGGGTACTTCCTGTTATTTACCTGTAGACAAGGGAAATGAGCCAGTCTCACAGAAACTAAAGCCACCTGTGAAACTAACAGCACCTACAGCGCAGACAGTAACACTGATTTAAAATGGAAAGCGTAATGTGTAATTCATCCTGACACAACATAACTCACCTTTCTTGTGATGTTGTGCACGTACGGACAGGTGTTACAGGCGAATCTCATGCACTTCTGTCCTTCCTCGACAATTAAAACATTTCCGCAGGTCGGACAAAAGAGAAGCATGTTAGCCGGGGGTTGTATGTAGCTAACAGCTACAAACTaaaacaccaaagtcagtaTTATTACAGGCTATTTCACACAGCTGAAGTTTGGCTGCTGTGAACAGTTTGCGCGTGCGGACCGGCGGAAGACGAGCTGATGAAACCGGGTGCCACACTTTTTATCGCTCGGTGAAAAACAAATATAGTAATTTAACGTAGAGGATGTGGTTTTATATTGATTCAACACCAGAAACTATAACTGGTGAATAATGTTGAATAACCTCAATATTTAGCAGTTGAATAAATTAATGAAGTATTGTCTGAATTTACGTCCAGTAAGCGGAACCATTGAAATGAGCCAAAGTTGCCTTCCGGCACATATGTTTTACTGAACACATTTGTTTACTTCGTTACTTTTAACGGCAGACTCGTTTGTAGTTAAACTGTTTGTCAGCTGTATTTGTTAAAGGCCCACACTgaattttgttgtgtttttgatgtttttttaaagatgtaATGAGCAGCGTAATATTTCCCACCGAACAAACAGACTCATTGAATGAGTTTTGTGATCGATGATGGAGGAGCAGAGCCAGGACACTgcgggaggaggagaagcagtaGGAGTAAAGGATGAAGAGGTGGAAAACGAAAAGCTGACAGACATGGCAGCTCCAGgcgcagaggaagaagatgaggaggctCTTCCTCACTCAGAGATCCTGGATATTTTTGAGGAGGGACTTGCTCGACTTGTGCAGGACCCTTTACTCTGTGATCTGCCAATTCAGGTTGGTGTGATCTGCCCTGAATGCACTTTACTGTATGTTCCTTTGAGGAGAAAGCAAAAATACAGCGTAATGATATTTTGTATGAGAGTAAATATTGTGTTCAGGAGGTCAGCAC is a window encoding:
- the cdip1 gene encoding cell death-inducing p53-target protein 1; protein product: MSSDPPPPYPGGPSAPLIEEKNGQPVRTAPVQGQPLPPDYGPPPYEAPQPGFLPPHVPGEGPMPMPMPMPPPPPGGPYPPPPGHFPHPMPGQMGPGPSHFVHMGGHTATVLAPPGAATTVTVLQGEMFQTSPVQTVCPHCQQAIITRISHDVGLMNTLFCLFCFFVGCDLGCCLIPCLIDDLKDVTHTCPYCKGYIYTYKRIC
- the polr3k gene encoding DNA-directed RNA polymerase III subunit RPC10, whose product is MLLFCPTCGNVLIVEEGQKCMRFACNTCPYVHNITRKVNNRKYPKLKEVDDVLGGAAAWENVDSTAETCPKCEHPRAYFMQIQTRSADEPMTTFYKCCNAQCGHRWRD